One window of the Marinilactibacillus sp. Marseille-P9653 genome contains the following:
- a CDS encoding ABC transporter ATP-binding protein: protein MAEVQLRQVSKVYDKNTVAVKPLNLQIKDKEFVVFVGPSGCGKSTTLRMIAGLEKITDGGLYFEDQLVNHIPSKDRDIAMVFQNYALYPNMTIYDNIGFSLKMQKIKKEERDERIREAAKVLGLTEYLNRKPASLSGGQRQRVALGRAMVRNPKVFLLDEPLSNLDANLRVAMRSEIVKLHRKLQTTFIYVTHDQTEAMTMGDRIVVLNDGELEQADTPLNLYAYPKTKFVAEFIGSPQMNIFPTTLHVEDDKSYIYFQNQSMTMGSSIQNRLPKQVVTQPVYAGIRPEAFELSEDENGETINVTVENIENMGSDTYIFFHVEDREQLMIARVPSDTDVTYGDRVHLKVDFNKWHLFDQETEQTLLRVPFESEETSKEEVLIS from the coding sequence ATGGCAGAAGTACAATTGCGACAAGTCAGTAAAGTCTATGACAAAAATACAGTCGCAGTAAAGCCATTGAATCTACAGATCAAAGATAAAGAATTCGTTGTTTTTGTTGGACCTTCTGGTTGTGGGAAATCAACAACATTAAGAATGATTGCAGGGTTAGAAAAGATTACTGATGGTGGATTATATTTTGAAGATCAATTAGTGAATCATATTCCTTCTAAGGATCGCGATATCGCAATGGTTTTTCAGAATTATGCACTATATCCTAACATGACCATTTACGACAATATTGGATTTTCTTTGAAGATGCAGAAAATCAAAAAAGAAGAGAGAGATGAACGGATTCGGGAAGCGGCAAAAGTGTTGGGTCTAACCGAATATCTAAATAGAAAACCGGCTTCTCTTTCAGGCGGCCAGCGTCAACGAGTCGCATTAGGGAGAGCGATGGTTCGTAATCCTAAAGTGTTTTTACTGGATGAGCCATTATCAAATCTAGATGCCAACCTTAGAGTTGCTATGCGCTCTGAAATCGTCAAATTACATCGTAAGCTACAGACGACTTTTATTTATGTCACTCATGATCAAACTGAAGCTATGACAATGGGAGACCGGATTGTTGTCTTGAATGATGGCGAACTAGAACAAGCAGACACGCCACTGAATTTGTATGCTTACCCAAAAACAAAATTTGTTGCAGAGTTTATCGGTAGTCCACAAATGAATATTTTCCCTACAACTTTACATGTAGAGGATGACAAAAGTTATATCTACTTCCAGAACCAAAGCATGACTATGGGGAGTAGTATTCAAAATAGACTACCGAAACAAGTGGTAACGCAACCTGTTTATGCTGGTATCCGACCAGAAGCTTTCGAACTTTCAGAAGATGAAAATGGTGAGACAATCAATGTCACGGTAGAAAACATTGAGAATATGGGAAGCGATACGTATATCTTTTTTCATGTAGAAGATAGAGAACAGTTAATGATTGCTAGAGTACCTTCAGATACGGACGTAACCTATGGAGATCGGGTTCATTTGAAAGTCGATTTCAACAAGTGGCATCTATTTGATCAAGAAACAGAACAAACATTACTCCGTGTGCCATTTGAATCAGAAGAAACATCTAAAGAGGAGGTTCTAATATCATGA
- a CDS encoding glycerophosphodiester phosphodiesterase, with protein sequence MSSLNFAHRGFSSQFPENTMLAFEKAVEAGADGIELDVQLTRDKEVVIFHDDTLERLTNGTGTLRNFTLAELQQLSIGSQKCEEVLGQQIPTLREYLNWVSDTELLTNIELKTASGDPTGLEQKVLELIDLFNVKEKIIISSFHVENMSRVKQLDSEIQTGLLVIDCDEKTVQKALELEMDYLHPLASKLDKTVIEHINKLNLKINTWTINEVSDLQKANAANLYGIITDYPDRLKEIQEQSTELTH encoded by the coding sequence ATGAGTAGTTTGAATTTTGCGCATAGAGGCTTCAGTAGCCAGTTCCCGGAAAATACCATGCTCGCTTTTGAAAAAGCAGTTGAAGCAGGGGCTGATGGTATTGAACTGGACGTTCAGTTAACAAGGGACAAAGAAGTTGTCATTTTTCATGACGATACACTGGAACGGTTGACGAACGGAACAGGAACGTTAAGGAATTTTACGTTAGCAGAACTTCAACAGCTATCCATCGGTTCTCAGAAATGTGAAGAAGTATTAGGTCAACAGATACCAACACTTCGAGAGTATTTAAATTGGGTATCCGACACAGAATTATTAACAAATATTGAATTAAAAACAGCTTCCGGTGATCCTACTGGTTTAGAACAGAAAGTTCTTGAGCTCATAGACTTATTCAATGTAAAAGAAAAGATTATCATTTCTTCTTTTCATGTAGAAAATATGAGTCGAGTGAAACAGTTAGACTCTGAAATTCAGACGGGGCTGTTAGTAATCGATTGTGACGAAAAGACTGTCCAAAAAGCTCTAGAGTTAGAAATGGATTATCTACATCCTTTGGCGAGTAAACTGGATAAAACAGTCATTGAGCATATCAATAAATTGAATTTAAAAATCAATACATGGACAATCAATGAAGTATCGGATCTGCAAAAAGCGAATGCTGCAAATCTTTACGGAATTATAACTGACTACCCAGATAGACTGAAAGAAATACAAGAACAGTCTACTGAATTAACACATTAG
- a CDS encoding amino acid ABC transporter substrate-binding protein/permease encodes MNTMKIKRKNKVTIGILFLFTLLLNLALSPVKVDAAEPVKQYNIATDVTFAPFEFQDEDGNYVGIDVEILTAIAEDQGFEFDLRPMNFSAGLQALESNQVDGMIAAMSITPEREEAFDFSDPYFDAGPVMAVREDNEEIDSYEDLEGKTVAVKVGTTGAELASELQESYDFEINQFEDSSGMYEDVVSRHSDAVFEDYPVMAYAIQQGLELRFPTQPEEGDSYGFAVNKGANPELIEMFNAGLVNIRENGTYEEITEKYLGDSVQTGQASGFLGLLQSNFSNLMSGLGRTLVLTLISFAIALLAGTIIGLFSATPSKVLNVIADIYVTILRGIPLIVLAFFMYFSIPQLFGLQITAFTAGIITLSLNTTAYIAEQVRGGIAAVEKGQLEAARSLGLPYGVSMRKVVLPQAIKIMIPSLINQFVITLKDTSILSVIGIVELTQTGRIIIARNFQSSSMWIIVALIYLIVITLLTKLSNLIERRLVAND; translated from the coding sequence ATGAATACTATGAAAATTAAAAGGAAAAATAAAGTCACAATAGGAATATTGTTCTTATTTACATTGTTATTAAATCTAGCCTTATCTCCTGTAAAAGTGGATGCAGCAGAACCGGTGAAGCAATATAACATTGCAACAGACGTAACATTCGCACCATTTGAGTTCCAGGATGAAGATGGAAATTATGTAGGAATAGACGTTGAGATACTTACAGCCATTGCAGAAGATCAGGGATTTGAATTTGATTTAAGACCGATGAACTTCAGCGCAGGACTTCAAGCGCTTGAATCGAATCAGGTCGATGGTATGATCGCGGCGATGAGTATTACGCCTGAACGTGAAGAAGCATTTGATTTCTCGGATCCTTATTTTGATGCAGGTCCCGTTATGGCCGTCCGCGAAGACAATGAAGAAATTGATTCATACGAAGATCTTGAAGGTAAAACAGTTGCAGTAAAAGTTGGAACAACTGGAGCGGAATTAGCTAGTGAGCTTCAAGAAAGTTATGACTTTGAAATCAACCAGTTCGAAGACTCGTCAGGTATGTATGAAGACGTCGTTTCTAGACACTCTGACGCAGTATTTGAAGATTATCCCGTTATGGCTTATGCGATTCAGCAAGGGTTAGAACTAAGATTTCCAACTCAACCAGAAGAAGGAGATTCTTATGGATTTGCAGTTAATAAGGGCGCGAATCCTGAGTTGATTGAAATGTTCAATGCTGGATTAGTGAATATTAGAGAAAATGGTACTTATGAAGAAATTACAGAAAAATATTTAGGAGATAGCGTACAAACTGGTCAAGCAAGTGGCTTCCTCGGATTACTACAAAGTAATTTTAGCAACTTAATGTCTGGTTTGGGACGCACGTTAGTATTGACATTGATTTCATTCGCAATTGCGCTCCTTGCCGGAACAATTATTGGCTTGTTCAGTGCAACACCGAGTAAAGTGCTTAATGTCATTGCAGATATCTATGTAACAATCTTACGAGGTATTCCGTTGATTGTATTAGCATTCTTTATGTACTTTTCGATTCCTCAGTTGTTCGGATTGCAAATTACAGCTTTTACAGCCGGGATTATTACATTAAGTCTGAATACGACGGCTTATATTGCAGAGCAAGTTCGAGGTGGTATCGCTGCAGTTGAAAAAGGTCAGCTAGAGGCCGCACGTAGTCTGGGGTTACCTTATGGAGTTTCTATGCGTAAAGTCGTATTACCGCAAGCCATTAAGATTATGATTCCGTCACTGATTAACCAATTCGTTATCACATTGAAAGATACATCGATCCTCTCCGTTATTGGAATCGTAGAATTGACACAGACAGGTCGAATTATCATTGCCCGTAATTTCCAATCTAGTTCAATGTGGATTATTGTGGCGTTAATCTATCTTATTGTCATTACCCTATTAACGAAACTATCTAATCTGATTGAAAGGAGATTAGTAGCAAATGATTAA
- a CDS encoding amino acid ABC transporter ATP-binding protein — translation MIKLKTEQLRKSFGDLEVLKGLDIEVKEGEVVVIIGPSGSGKSTFLRCMNLLEKVSGGKVIVDDHDLTDPSQNINKVRENIGMVFQQFNLFPHLSVTDNITLAPKQLLNLSNEDSKKLAMKLLESVGMEDKADAYPSSLSGGQKQRVAIARALAMDPDIMLFDEPTSALDPEMVGEVLGAMKKLAQEGMTMVVVTHEMGFAREMADRIVFMDEGHIVEVGTPEQIFNNPQSERTRDFLDKVL, via the coding sequence ATGATTAAGCTTAAAACAGAACAATTAAGAAAAAGTTTTGGAGATCTTGAAGTCTTAAAAGGACTTGATATAGAAGTGAAAGAAGGGGAAGTTGTTGTCATTATCGGGCCTTCTGGTTCTGGTAAAAGTACTTTCTTACGCTGTATGAATTTATTAGAAAAAGTTAGCGGAGGGAAAGTGATTGTAGACGATCACGACCTAACAGATCCTTCTCAAAATATCAATAAAGTTCGTGAAAATATCGGCATGGTGTTCCAGCAATTCAACTTATTCCCACATTTATCCGTTACAGATAACATTACGTTAGCACCAAAACAATTATTGAATCTGTCGAATGAAGACAGTAAGAAGCTAGCTATGAAGTTACTTGAAAGCGTTGGTATGGAAGATAAGGCTGATGCTTATCCAAGTTCATTATCAGGTGGACAAAAGCAACGTGTGGCAATTGCCAGAGCGTTAGCCATGGATCCTGACATTATGTTGTTCGATGAGCCGACAAGTGCTTTGGACCCTGAGATGGTTGGAGAAGTACTTGGAGCAATGAAGAAATTAGCGCAAGAAGGAATGACGATGGTCGTCGTTACACACGAAATGGGCTTTGCTAGAGAAATGGCAGACCGTATCGTCTTTATGGATGAAGGACATATCGTTGAAGTTGGTACACCTGAACAGATTTTTAACAATCCACAAAGTGAAAGAACACGCGACTTCTTAGATAAAGTATTATAA